The following are from one region of the Nicotiana tabacum cultivar K326 chromosome 3, ASM71507v2, whole genome shotgun sequence genome:
- the LOC107787176 gene encoding serine/threonine-protein kinase PBL34-like: MGLLASEDINLKKTSLRMEKNGTMKKANNASFGGCRILKYLCMSPKSKVDNGSSRTSDETTRDPPVAPTLFSSTTSDVESSTPTTPNRGKELEIASQLRNFAYNELRLATRNFKPESLLGVGGFGPVYKGWINENGSSPVKPGTGLPVAVKTLNKNGLQGHKEWLAEVNFLGNLHHQNLVKLVGYCMEDDQRLLVYEFMARGSLENHLFRRSMPLPWCVRMKIALGAAQGLAYLHEEAEKPVIYRDFKASNVLLDANYNTKLSDFGLARDGPEGDKTHVSTRVMGTYGYAAPEYVMTGHLSMKSDVYSFGVVFLEILTGRRAMDKSRPRGEHNLVAWAKPFLSDRHQFCQIIDPRLEGHFSKRGAFRSTEIAARCLRRNAKNRPHMSEVVEMLKPLPLLKDIAKFPEAQVKDVIVNPNDKNGNKVQAGVVAKSNAAQSLSSPNGSYASPSNYTLTYQP; encoded by the exons ATGGGGTTATTAGCTTCTGAAGACATAAACTTGAAGAAAACAAGTTTGAGAATGGAGAAGAACGGAACAATGAAGAAAGCTAACAATGCTTCATTTGGGGGCTGTAGAATTTTGAAATATCTGTGCATGTCACCAAAGTCTAAAGTTGATAATGGCTCTAGCAGAACTTCTG ATGAGACCACCAGAGATCCTCCTGTTGCTCCAACTTTGTTTTCTTCAACAACCAGTGATGTCGAATCATCTACTCCAACCACTCCTAATAGAGGCAAGGAACTGGAAATCGCTTCCCAGCTTCGAAACTTTGCTTATAATGAGCTGAGGTTGGCAACAAGGAACTTCAAACCTGAAAGTCTTCTTGGAGTGGGCGGCTTTGGCCCTGTTTACAAAGGGTGGATCAATGAGAATGGAAGTTCACCAGTGAAACCCGGCACTGGACTTCCTGTTGCAGTAAAGACTCTCAATAAAAATGGACTTCAGGGTCATAAAGAGTGGCTC GCTGAAGTAAACTTTCTTGGCaatctccaccatcagaatttgGTTAAATTAGTAGGTTATTGCATGGAAGACGATCAGAGGCTGCTCGTCTATGAGTTTATGGCTCGTGGAAGTTTGGAGAACCACTTATTCAGAA GGTCCATGCCTCTTCCTTGGTGCGTCAGGATGAAAATAGCATTAGGGGCAGCACAGGGCCTTGCCTATCTTCATGAAGAAGCTGAAAAACCAGTTATATATCGAGATTTTAAAGCATCGAACGTCTTATTAGATGcg AACTACAACACGAAACTTTCAGACTTTGGGCTGGCCAGAGATGGCCCTGAGGGTGATAAGACGCATGTTTCAACCCGTGTAATGGGAACATATGGCTACGCTGCTCCAGAGTATGTGATGACTG GACATCTCTCAATGAAAAGTGATGTCTATAGCTTTGGAGTGGTTTTCCTTGAGATACTGACTGGCCGAAGAGCCATGGACAAGAGCAGGCCCAGGGGTGAACATAACTTAGTGGCATGGGCAAAACCATTTCTTTCAGATAGGCATCAGTTTTGTCAGATCATTGATCCTCGTCTTGAAGGCCACTTCTCAAAGAGAGGAGCATTTAGGTCTACTGAGATTGCTGCGCGCTGCCTTAGAAGGAATGCCAAAAACAGACCTCATATGAGTGAAGTCGTTGAAATGCTGAAGCCTTTGCCTTTACTGAAAGACATTGCCAAATTTCCTGAAGCGCAAGTTAAAGATGTtattgtcaacccaaatgacaagAATGGCAATAAAGTGCAAGCTGGGGTTGTAGCAAAGAGTAATGCAGCTCAGAGCCTCTCTTCACCAAATGGTTCATATGCCTCACCTTCTAACTATACCCTCACTTACCAACCATAA